The stretch of DNA TGCCGGACGACGGTCGCCGCTTCTACGCCGATCCGTTCCCGATCGCCGTCGCCGGAACGACCTACCTCTTCGTCGAGGATTTTCCGCACGCGACCGGAAAGGCCATCATCTCGGTTCTCCGCTTCGGTCCGGACGGTCCCGAGGGCGTACCTATCCCGGTTCTGGAGGAGCCCCACCACCTCTCGTATCCGTTCGTGTTCGAGCGCGAGGGTTCGATCTGGATGGTGCCGGAAAGCTCTGCGGCCGGCACGGTCGACCTGTATCGCGCGACCCGCTTTCCGGGCGGATGGACCAAGGAGGCGACGCTTCTGTCCGGCGTGGTCGCGAGCGATGCGACCCTGGTCGAGCACGCGTGTCGCTGGTGGATGTTCGCCACCGTGCGCGATGCCGAGCGCGATGCGCCAGCCGGCGCGGGCTCCTTCCACGATGCCCTCTACCTCTGGTCCGCACCGGATTTCCGCGGTCCCTACACGCCGCATCCGGCCAATCCGGTCCTGGTCGATCCCGCGCTCGCGCGTCCGGCCGGACGCATCGTCGCGCGCGGCGGAGACCTGATCCGCCCGATCCAGGACTGCGCCGCCGGCTACGGCCGCGCCCTGGGGCTGGCGCGGATCGATCGCCTCGACGACGCAGGCTTCGCCCAGACCGTCCTCGCTCGGATTGCACCAGGCCCCGGCTGGACGGGCAGCCGCCTGCATACCCTCAACTCCGGCGGCGGCATCGAGTGCATCGACGGTGCTGCCCGCGCGCGGCGCTTCTGACGCCGTCTCGTTCCGCATCCCTGACGCGACGGCGAGCCGATTTTTAGCCGGCATGGCCCTGGCGGTCGGCTGCCCGGACAGCTACATGTCTGTGGCGGGGCTGCAGAGTTCGTCAGGAGCACTATCCCCGGGGCCTTATCGACTCCCTCGGGAGCTGTCCCTGGCCTCGTCCCTGGACTTGGCCAACACGGCGCCCACCTACGCTGTAGGTTTCCCGGGATCGATCCTCCAACGGCTCACGTGGCTCCGCACCCGACTTCTTCCGATTCCGCCTGCCCCGACGTGGCGCGCAAGGCAGAACTCCGGCGCAAAGCCCTTGCGGCGCGCGACGCGCTCGATCCGGCCGCGCGGCAGGCCGCTTCGGCGGTGATCGCCCGGGCGCTGCTCGCCCTGCCCGAACTCTCGGAGGCCCGGCTGATCGGGGCGTTTTGGCCGATCCGCAGCGAGGTGGATCCGCGCCCCGCCGCCGAGGGTCTGCTCGCCCGCGGACAGGCCGTGGCGCTGCCCCATGTGACGCCGGAGGGCCTCGTCTTTCGGGAGTGGCGCCTGGGCGAGGCCCTGGTCGCCGGCCGCTTCGGCCTGAGCGAGCCGGATCCCGCGCTTCCTCCCGTCGACCCCGACGCCCTCATCGTGCCCCTCGCGGCGTTCGACCGGACCGGTCAGCGCATCGGCTACGGCCGCGGCTACTACGATGGCGCGATCACGCGGCTGTCGCGCCATCGGCCCGTCCTGACCGTCGGGATCGGGTTCGCCGCCCAGGCGGTCGCGCGCGTGCCCGCCGAGCCGCACGACCAGCCCCTGCACTTCGTGATTACGGAAGCGGAGGTCATCCGTTTCGAGAGGACGGCCTGACCCATGCGCCTGCTCTTCCTCGGCGACGTCGTCGGCCGCTCGGGCCGCAATGTGGTCTGCGAGCACCTGCCGCGCCTGCGCGAGCGCTGGCGCCTCGATTGCGTGGTAGTCAACGGCGAGAACGCGGCCGGCGGCTTCGGCATTTCCGAGACGATCTGCGACGAGCTGATTCAGGCCGGCGCCGACGCCGTGACGCTCGGCAACCACAGCTTCGACCAGCGCGAGGCTCTGGTGTTCATCGCCCGCCAGCCCCGGCTGGTACGCCCGGCGAACTACCCGCCCGGCACGCCCGGCCGCGGGGCGACGGTCATCGAGACGCAGGCCGGCGCGCGCGTCCTCGTGGTCAACGTCATGGGCCGCGTCTTCCTCGACGCGATGGACGATCCGTTCGCCGCGGTCGAGCGCGAGATCGAGGCCTGCCCCCTGGGGGCGGCGGCCGACGCCGTGGTGGTCGACGTCCACGCGGAGGCGACCAGCGAGAAGCAGGCCTTCGGCCATTACCTCGACGGTCGCGCAAGCCTCGTGGTCGGGACCCACACGCATACCCCCACCGCCGACCATCGGATCCTGCCCGGCGGCACGGCCTATATGTCGGATGCCGGCATGTGCGGCGATTACGACTCGGTCATCGGCATGCAGAAGGACGAGCCGATCCGCCGCATGATTCAGAAGACGCCGGGATCCCGCTGGGAGGTCGCCGTCGGCGAGGGAACGCTCTGCGGGATCGCCGTCGAGACCGACGGGCGCGGCCTCGCCACCCGGGTCGCGGCCCTGCGCCTCGGGCCGAATCTCGAGGAGAGCGCGCCGCACTTCTGGGATTAGCGTGTCCTTCGCGTGACTTGATCGCGTGCAAGCCTACCCCCACAGTGGCCTCGACGGACGCCGTCGGCGGCCGCATCCCGAGATTAGGCTAAAGCGACCGATGGCCGCCCGCGATACCGGCGAAATCAAGAGAGAGCCGCTGGCACGGCCTGGGATCTATCTCGGGCGGATGCTGATCTTTTTGATCCTCGTCGGCTTCCTAGCCTTCATCTTGTTCAAGCAGATCACGCCGGCCTTCCTGGCCAATCCCGGACTCAACGGGCTTATCCTCGGCGTGCTGCTCATCGCGGTGCTGATCGCCTTTGGCCAAGTCATCCGGCTGTTCCGCGAGACCAGCTACGTCAATGCCGTGGCGCGCGGCGCCCAGGCCAAGCGTCCGCCGGCCCTGCTGGCCCCCATGACGCCGATGATCGCGGCCCGGGCCGCCGGGACGACCCTTCCGGGGACCGCCGGCTATCTCGACACGATCGCGGTGCGCCTCGACGAGGGGCGTGAGATGTTGCGCTACATCGCCGGCATCCTGATTCTGCTCGGCCTCCTCGGCACCTTCTGGGGCCTCATCGACACCCTCTCGGCGGTGGGTGGTGTGATCAAGGGGATGCGCGGCGGCGGCGATGCCGGCGTGATGTTCGACGAATTGAAATCCGGGCTGGCCGTGCCGCTGTCGGGAATCGGCCTCGCTTTCTCGGCCTCGCTGTTCGGCCTCGCCTCCTCGCTGATCATCGGCTTCCTGGAATTGCAGGCGGGCCAGGCCCATGCCCGGTTCCACAACGAATTGCAGGACTGGCTGATGTCCGGCGAGGCGGTCGCCGAGACGGGGCTCGTGGCGGCCCGGCCGGCCGCTGGCACGCAGGAGCTGAAGGACGCGATCGACCGCCTGACCGCCCTGGTGGCCGAGGGCGGAGGCAGCCGCGCCGCCACGCTCGCCATGACCAATCTCGCCGAGGGCATTCAGGGCCTCGTTCAGCACATGCGCGCCGAGCAGCAGATGATCCGCGACTGGGTCGAGGCGCAGGCGAGCCGTGAGCGCGAGCTGAAGCAGGTGCTGGACCGGCTGGGCCGGGAGCGCGTGTAGTGGCTTCCACGGCGACGCGCGCGCGGCGCACGCTCAATGTCTGGCCCGGTTACGTCGACGCGCTGGCGACGCTGCTGCTGTCGGTGGTGTTCCTGCTCACGATCTTCGTCGTCGGCCAATTCTTCCTGTCGCAGGAACTCACCGGCCGGGACGAGACGCTGGTCCGGCTCAACCGGCAGATCGCGGACCTGACCGACCTCCTTGCCCTGGAGCGTTCGACCCGTCGCAGCCAGGAGGACGAGGCCCGCAATCTCCGCACGACGCTTGCCGGTGTCGAGGCCGAGCGCGATCAGGCCAGGTCCCAGGCCGAGGCCGCGACGGTCAGCCAGGGTGCGGCGGGCGCTCTCGACAAGCAGCTGGAGGCTGAGCGGGGCGCGACCAAGCGGGCGCTGTCACAGGTCGATCTACTCAACGAGCAGATCGGCGCCATGCGGCGCCAGCTCGCCGCCCTGGAAGACGCCCTCTCGGCTTCCGAGAGCCGTGACCGGGAATCCCAGGCGCGCATCGCCGAACTCGGCAGCCGGCTGAACGTCGCGCTGGCCCAGAAGGTCCAGGAACTTGCCCGGTACCGGTCCGACTTCTTCGGACGTCTGCGCCAGATTCTCGGCAACCGCCCGGACATCCGCGTGGTCGGCGACCGCTTCGTGCTGCAATCCGAGGTGCTGTTCCCCGCCGGTGCCGCGACCCTGAAGCCCGAGGCCGGACCCGAACTGGACCGCATCGCCGGCGCCATCGTGGACCTCGCCAAGCAGATTCCGGCTGATCTGCCCTGGGTGCTGCGGGTCGATGGCCATACCGATGCCCGGCCGATCAGCACGCCGCAATTTCCGTCGAACTGGGCATTGTCGGCCGCCCGGGCCATCGCGGTGGTGCAATATCTGGCCGGGAAGGGAATCCCCGCCCAGCATCTCCTGGCCGGGGCCTTCGGCGAGTTCCAGCCGCTCGATCCTGGCACCACCGAGGACGCCTACGCTC from Methylobacterium sp. PvR107 encodes:
- a CDS encoding formyl transferase encodes the protein MHVRVRLDGTRPRQWQVALLQRISDIPGILSVSVDDAPGPAAWPTGADLLFRLEALIHGLQPLGSALLPLHELDRWRHRDTAADLVIDVCGDLPPGPATWQLAYDGAPGEVALLAALLAHAVPRATLAAEGRIVAEGHLGADRPGLVLPSFDDALARTVTVIAAALRNRIAGRAGAPAGSSEPARRSGGLPLPVFARQAGRMLAGALVHRLYRLCYNAPHWRCGWRRLVGPDLIDLGRLPDSAWTVLPDDGRRFYADPFPIAVAGTTYLFVEDFPHATGKAIISVLRFGPDGPEGVPIPVLEEPHHLSYPFVFEREGSIWMVPESSAAGTVDLYRATRFPGGWTKEATLLSGVVASDATLVEHACRWWMFATVRDAERDAPAGAGSFHDALYLWSAPDFRGPYTPHPANPVLVDPALARPAGRIVARGGDLIRPIQDCAAGYGRALGLARIDRLDDAGFAQTVLARIAPGPGWTGSRLHTLNSGGGIECIDGAARARRF
- a CDS encoding MotA/TolQ/ExbB proton channel family protein, translated to MAARDTGEIKREPLARPGIYLGRMLIFLILVGFLAFILFKQITPAFLANPGLNGLILGVLLIAVLIAFGQVIRLFRETSYVNAVARGAQAKRPPALLAPMTPMIAARAAGTTLPGTAGYLDTIAVRLDEGREMLRYIAGILILLGLLGTFWGLIDTLSAVGGVIKGMRGGGDAGVMFDELKSGLAVPLSGIGLAFSASLFGLASSLIIGFLELQAGQAHARFHNELQDWLMSGEAVAETGLVAARPAAGTQELKDAIDRLTALVAEGGGSRAATLAMTNLAEGIQGLVQHMRAEQQMIRDWVEAQASRERELKQVLDRLGRERV
- a CDS encoding TIGR00282 family metallophosphoesterase, whose translation is MRLLFLGDVVGRSGRNVVCEHLPRLRERWRLDCVVVNGENAAGGFGISETICDELIQAGADAVTLGNHSFDQREALVFIARQPRLVRPANYPPGTPGRGATVIETQAGARVLVVNVMGRVFLDAMDDPFAAVEREIEACPLGAAADAVVVDVHAEATSEKQAFGHYLDGRASLVVGTHTHTPTADHRILPGGTAYMSDAGMCGDYDSVIGMQKDEPIRRMIQKTPGSRWEVAVGEGTLCGIAVETDGRGLATRVAALRLGPNLEESAPHFWD
- a CDS encoding peptidoglycan -binding protein, producing MASTATRARRTLNVWPGYVDALATLLLSVVFLLTIFVVGQFFLSQELTGRDETLVRLNRQIADLTDLLALERSTRRSQEDEARNLRTTLAGVEAERDQARSQAEAATVSQGAAGALDKQLEAERGATKRALSQVDLLNEQIGAMRRQLAALEDALSASESRDRESQARIAELGSRLNVALAQKVQELARYRSDFFGRLRQILGNRPDIRVVGDRFVLQSEVLFPAGAATLKPEAGPELDRIAGAIVDLAKQIPADLPWVLRVDGHTDARPISTPQFPSNWALSAARAIAVVQYLAGKGIPAQHLLAGAFGEFQPLDPGTTEDAYARNRRIEMKLTER
- a CDS encoding 5-formyltetrahydrofolate cyclo-ligase produces the protein MAPHPTSSDSACPDVARKAELRRKALAARDALDPAARQAASAVIARALLALPELSEARLIGAFWPIRSEVDPRPAAEGLLARGQAVALPHVTPEGLVFREWRLGEALVAGRFGLSEPDPALPPVDPDALIVPLAAFDRTGQRIGYGRGYYDGAITRLSRHRPVLTVGIGFAAQAVARVPAEPHDQPLHFVITEAEVIRFERTA